Proteins co-encoded in one Malus sylvestris chromosome 7, drMalSylv7.2, whole genome shotgun sequence genomic window:
- the LOC126628090 gene encoding digalactosyldiacylglycerol synthase 2, chloroplastic-like isoform X1: MNKKRHVAIFTTASLPWMTGTAVNPLFRAAYLAKDGERPVSLVIPWLSLKDQKLVYPNNITFSRPTEQEAYVRRWLDERIGFKSDFSILFYPGKFSLDKRSILAAGDISEVVPDENADVAILEEPEHLTWFHHGKRWKIKFRLVVGIIHTNYLEYVRRERNGRMQAFLLKYLNNWVVGIYCHKVIRLSAATQDYPKSIVCNVHGVNPKFLVIGNKKLEQQRNGVQAFTKGAYYIGKMVWSKGYKELLKLLQDHQKELTGLEVDLYGSGEDSDQVQEAAKRLELAVRVHPGRDHAEFQFHDYKVFLNPSTTDVLCTTTAEALAMGKIVVCANHPSNEFFKQFPNCRTYDNADGFVKVTQQALAEEPVQLTDAQRHELSWEAATERFLRVAELDQAFTWKPSESISKRFMSTSLGLWSSVEDASAYVHHVASGFETTRKIFGAIPKSLQPDEEQCKELGLAIPAGKRGSQK; the protein is encoded by the exons ATGAATAAAAAGCGGCATGTTGCGATATTTACCACTGCAAGCCTTCCATGGATGACCGGCACTGCTGTCAACCCTCTATTCCGTGCAGCCTATCTTGCAAAAGATGGGGAGAGACCTGTCTCTTTGGTCATCCCTTGGTTATCGTTGAAAGATCAAAAACTAGTATATCCCAACAACATCACATTCAGCAGACCTACGGAGCAGGAGGCTTATGTCCGTCGCTGGCTTGACGAGAGGATTGGATTTAAATCTGATTTTAGTATACTTTTTTATCCTGGAAAG TTTTCCTTAGATAAAAGGAGCATCCTTGCTGCTGGAGATATTTCAGAAGTAGTCCCTGACGAAAATGCAGATGTTGCCATCCTTGAGGAGCCTGAGCACCTTACATGGTTTCACCATGGAAAGAGATGGAAGATTAAATTCCGGCTGGTTGTGGGAATCATCCACACCAATTATTTGGAATATGTGAGAAGGGAGAGGAATGGAAGAATGCAAGCATTTCTTCTTAAATATCTAAATAATTGGGTTGTCGGAATATATTGTCATAAG GTAATCCGGTTATCTGCTGCCACCCAGGATTATCCTAAATCCATTGTTTGCAATGTTCACGGAGTCAACCCAAAATTTCTGGTGATAGGCAACAAAAAGCTAGAGCAACAACGAAATGGAGTCCAGGCCTTCACCAAAGGTGCCTATTACATTGGGAAGATGGTATGGAGCAAAGGCTACAAGGAGCTACTCAAGCTTCTTCAGGATCATCAAAAGGAATTAACTGGACTTGAAGTTGATTTATATGGAAGCGGGGAGGACTCTGATCAGGTTCAGGAAGCTGCCAAAAGATTGGAACTGGCCGTTCGAGTCCACCCTGGTCGTGACCATGCTGAATTTCAATTTCACGA TTATAAAGTATTCCTCAATCCAAGCACAACGGATGTGCTTTGCACAACAACGGCAGAAGCATTGGCAATGGGTAAAATCGTTGTATGTGCCAATCACCCCTCAAATGAATTCTTCAAGCAGTTCCCGAATTGCCGCACATATGACAATGCTGATGGGTTTGTTAAGGTCACACAGCAGGCGCTTGCTGAAGAGCCTGTCCAGCTGACTGATGCACAGAGGCATGAGCTTTCATGGGAAGCTGCCACGGAAAGATTTCTACGGGTTGCTGAGCTAGACCAGGCATTTACATGGAAACCGTCAGAAAGTATTTCGAAAAGATTTATGTCCACCTCATTAGGCCTTTGGAGTAGTGTGGAGGATGCATCCGCATATGTGCATCATGTGGCTTCTGGTTTTGAAACAACAAGAAAGATATTCGGTGCAATCCCGAAGAGTTTGCAACCAGATGAGGAACAATGTAAGGAGCTTGGGCTGGCCATACCTGCAGGTAAACGAGGTTCACAAAAATAA
- the LOC126628090 gene encoding digalactosyldiacylglycerol synthase 2, chloroplastic-like isoform X2 → MTGTAVNPLFRAAYLAKDGERPVSLVIPWLSLKDQKLVYPNNITFSRPTEQEAYVRRWLDERIGFKSDFSILFYPGKFSLDKRSILAAGDISEVVPDENADVAILEEPEHLTWFHHGKRWKIKFRLVVGIIHTNYLEYVRRERNGRMQAFLLKYLNNWVVGIYCHKVIRLSAATQDYPKSIVCNVHGVNPKFLVIGNKKLEQQRNGVQAFTKGAYYIGKMVWSKGYKELLKLLQDHQKELTGLEVDLYGSGEDSDQVQEAAKRLELAVRVHPGRDHAEFQFHDYKVFLNPSTTDVLCTTTAEALAMGKIVVCANHPSNEFFKQFPNCRTYDNADGFVKVTQQALAEEPVQLTDAQRHELSWEAATERFLRVAELDQAFTWKPSESISKRFMSTSLGLWSSVEDASAYVHHVASGFETTRKIFGAIPKSLQPDEEQCKELGLAIPAGKRGSQK, encoded by the exons ATGACCGGCACTGCTGTCAACCCTCTATTCCGTGCAGCCTATCTTGCAAAAGATGGGGAGAGACCTGTCTCTTTGGTCATCCCTTGGTTATCGTTGAAAGATCAAAAACTAGTATATCCCAACAACATCACATTCAGCAGACCTACGGAGCAGGAGGCTTATGTCCGTCGCTGGCTTGACGAGAGGATTGGATTTAAATCTGATTTTAGTATACTTTTTTATCCTGGAAAG TTTTCCTTAGATAAAAGGAGCATCCTTGCTGCTGGAGATATTTCAGAAGTAGTCCCTGACGAAAATGCAGATGTTGCCATCCTTGAGGAGCCTGAGCACCTTACATGGTTTCACCATGGAAAGAGATGGAAGATTAAATTCCGGCTGGTTGTGGGAATCATCCACACCAATTATTTGGAATATGTGAGAAGGGAGAGGAATGGAAGAATGCAAGCATTTCTTCTTAAATATCTAAATAATTGGGTTGTCGGAATATATTGTCATAAG GTAATCCGGTTATCTGCTGCCACCCAGGATTATCCTAAATCCATTGTTTGCAATGTTCACGGAGTCAACCCAAAATTTCTGGTGATAGGCAACAAAAAGCTAGAGCAACAACGAAATGGAGTCCAGGCCTTCACCAAAGGTGCCTATTACATTGGGAAGATGGTATGGAGCAAAGGCTACAAGGAGCTACTCAAGCTTCTTCAGGATCATCAAAAGGAATTAACTGGACTTGAAGTTGATTTATATGGAAGCGGGGAGGACTCTGATCAGGTTCAGGAAGCTGCCAAAAGATTGGAACTGGCCGTTCGAGTCCACCCTGGTCGTGACCATGCTGAATTTCAATTTCACGA TTATAAAGTATTCCTCAATCCAAGCACAACGGATGTGCTTTGCACAACAACGGCAGAAGCATTGGCAATGGGTAAAATCGTTGTATGTGCCAATCACCCCTCAAATGAATTCTTCAAGCAGTTCCCGAATTGCCGCACATATGACAATGCTGATGGGTTTGTTAAGGTCACACAGCAGGCGCTTGCTGAAGAGCCTGTCCAGCTGACTGATGCACAGAGGCATGAGCTTTCATGGGAAGCTGCCACGGAAAGATTTCTACGGGTTGCTGAGCTAGACCAGGCATTTACATGGAAACCGTCAGAAAGTATTTCGAAAAGATTTATGTCCACCTCATTAGGCCTTTGGAGTAGTGTGGAGGATGCATCCGCATATGTGCATCATGTGGCTTCTGGTTTTGAAACAACAAGAAAGATATTCGGTGCAATCCCGAAGAGTTTGCAACCAGATGAGGAACAATGTAAGGAGCTTGGGCTGGCCATACCTGCAGGTAAACGAGGTTCACAAAAATAA